The Homo sapiens chromosome 5, GRCh38.p14 Primary Assembly genome includes a window with the following:
- the IGIP gene encoding IgA-inducing protein homolog precursor, producing MCSYYHMKKRSVSGCNITIFAVMFSHLSAGKSPCGNQANVLCISRLEFVQYQS from the coding sequence atgtgcagttattATCACATGAAGAAACGCAGTGTGTCGGGCTGTAATATTACCATATTTGCTGTCATGTTCTCCCATCTCAGTGCTGGGAAATCACCATGTGGAAACCAAGCAAACGTGTTGTGCATCAGCCGGCTTGAGTTTGTTCAATATCAAAGCTGA